CAGCCCGGCGTCGAGCAGGAACAGCGTGTTGATGCCCCAGATCATCGACGACGCACCCGTCGACACCGCTACCAGCGTGAGGTAGGTCCGCAGTACTCGCTCGGCTGTCATACCCGGTACGTCGGAGCCGCGGCGGACCGCTCGACATGCACTGTGCTCGCTCCCTGGGCGGGTATCGTGCCGGGACGTGACGGATCAGCAGGCGGAAACGGCGGAGGCCCCTCAGACACCCGCGCCGAACGCCCACAACACGGCCAAGCTCGCGGTGATCGTCGGCGCGCTCGGTGTCGTTTTCGGTGATATCGGGACCAGCCCGATCTACACCCTCCAGACGGTGTTCAACCCCGAGGACCCGCACCCGGTGCCGGTCAGTGACAACAACGTGTACGGCGTGGTGTCGCTGATCTTCTGGTCGGTGATGATCATCGTCACCGTCACGTACATCCTGCTCGCGATGCGCGCCGACAACGACGGCGAGGGCGGCGTGATGGCGCTCATCACGCTGCTGCGTCGCTGGCGTTCCACACATCCGGGCCGCCGGGCCGCGGCCGTCCTCGCGGCGGTCGGTCTGTTCGGGGCGTCGCTGTTCTTCGGTGACGGCATCATCACCCCGGCGATCTCGGTGCTGTCCGCGGTCGAAGGCCTGAAGACCGTCGAACCGTCGCTCGCCGAGTACGTCGTACCGATCACCGCGGTCATCATCACCATGTTGTTCCTGGTCCAGCGGCGCGGGACCGAATCGGTCGGCCGGGTCTTCGGTCCGGTGATGATCGCCTGGTTCACGGTGATCGGCGCGGCCGGGATCGGCGGCATCACCGAGCACACGGCGATCCTCAAGGCGCTCTCCCCGACGTACGCGATCGGGTTCCTGGCCGGGCACTTCCACATCGCGTTCTTCGCGCTCGCGGCGATCGTGCTCGCGGTCACCGGCGCCGAGGCGCTGTACGCCGACATGGGCCACTTCGGCCGCCGCTCGATCAGTCGCGGCTGGCTGTTCCTGGTCTTCCCGGCCTGCACGCTCAGCTACCTGGGTCAGGGCGCGCTGATCCTGAAGGACCACGCCAACATCAGCGGCCCGTTCTTCCTGCTCGTCCCGGAGTGGGGCCGGCTGCCACTGGTGCTGCTCGCAACCGCGGCCACCGTGATCGCGTCGCAGGCGGTGATCACCGGCGCCTACTCGGTCGCGTCGCACGCCGCGCAGCTCGGGTACCTGCCGCGGCTCCGGGTGACGCACACCTCGGCGACGACGGTGGGCCAGATCTACGTGCCGTTCGTGAACTGGCTGCTGTTCGTCTCGGTACTGACGCTGATCTTCGCGTTCCGCAGTTCGGCCGCCCTGGCGTACGCGTACGGCATGACGGTGACCGGCACGATCAGCATCACGACCTTGCTGTTCTTCTACGTCGCGCACTACCGCTGGAACGTCCCCAGGTGGCTGATCCTTGTCGGCGCGGTGCCGCTGCTCACGGTCGACCTGCTGTTCATCGGAGCGAACCTGACCAAGCTGGTGCACGGCGCGTGGCTGCCGCTGCTGATCGCGCTGATCGCGTTCACGGTGATGACGACCTGGCAGCGCGGCCGCGAGGTCGTGACGGCCGAGCGGGAACGCGCCGAGGGTTCGCTGCAGGAGTTCATCGACCAGTTGCGCTCCGGCACGATGCCGATCCGTACGGTTCCGGGAACGGCGATCTTCCTGAACCGCGGCGGGGTCAGCGCTCCGCTGGCGCTGCGGGCGAACGTCGAACACAACCAGGTCCGGCACGAGCACGTGGTGATCGTGGCGATCGGCACGGAGCCGGTGCCGCGGGTCGCCGAGGACCAGCGGGTCACGGTCGACGAGCTCGGGTACGGCGACGACGGGATCACGCACGTCACGATCAAGTTCGGGTACATGGAGTCGCCCGACGTACCCGCCGCCCTCGCGCAACTGGAGCCGGACGAGTCCGAAGGACCGCTCGATCTCGACAAGGCGTCGTACTTCCTGTCCAAGATCGAGCTCCGCCGCGGCAAGGCTGCCACGATGGCGGGCTGGCGCAAGCAGCTGTTCCTCGCCACCTCGCACATCACCGCAGACGCCGCCGAACACTTCGGTCTCCCCCGCGACCGCACGGTCATCATCGGCTCGCACATCGAGTTGTAACCCATGGATCAGACGTACGACGAGAGCGCGCCGGTGCCCGCACTGGCCGGTCTCGTGCGTACGGTCTGGATCCAGCGCACGGGGTCGCAGCCCTACCCGCAACGTGATCTGCCGACGGGTGGGGTGGAGCTGCATTGCCCGGTCGGCGGCGTACCGCGGCTGATCGGGCCGCTGACCCGGGCGCATCTGCAGGTGATTCCGCCGCGGACGACGATCGTCGGCGTCCGGTTCATGCCGGGCGCGGGGACGCCGATGC
This Kribbella sp. NBC_00482 DNA region includes the following protein-coding sequences:
- a CDS encoding potassium transporter Kup, producing MTDQQAETAEAPQTPAPNAHNTAKLAVIVGALGVVFGDIGTSPIYTLQTVFNPEDPHPVPVSDNNVYGVVSLIFWSVMIIVTVTYILLAMRADNDGEGGVMALITLLRRWRSTHPGRRAAAVLAAVGLFGASLFFGDGIITPAISVLSAVEGLKTVEPSLAEYVVPITAVIITMLFLVQRRGTESVGRVFGPVMIAWFTVIGAAGIGGITEHTAILKALSPTYAIGFLAGHFHIAFFALAAIVLAVTGAEALYADMGHFGRRSISRGWLFLVFPACTLSYLGQGALILKDHANISGPFFLLVPEWGRLPLVLLATAATVIASQAVITGAYSVASHAAQLGYLPRLRVTHTSATTVGQIYVPFVNWLLFVSVLTLIFAFRSSAALAYAYGMTVTGTISITTLLFFYVAHYRWNVPRWLILVGAVPLLTVDLLFIGANLTKLVHGAWLPLLIALIAFTVMTTWQRGREVVTAERERAEGSLQEFIDQLRSGTMPIRTVPGTAIFLNRGGVSAPLALRANVEHNQVRHEHVVIVAIGTEPVPRVAEDQRVTVDELGYGDDGITHVTIKFGYMESPDVPAALAQLEPDESEGPLDLDKASYFLSKIELRRGKAATMAGWRKQLFLATSHITADAAEHFGLPRDRTVIIGSHIEL